The following are encoded in a window of Chryseobacterium sp. genomic DNA:
- a CDS encoding phosphoribosyl-ATP pyrophosphatase codes for MGTKYSNLEELRRKKALLKKEVSEMEDLLTFDNTKESLSAFTNGFTDQFLKEEIDENGERTVVIKKEEIMRRISTGVKEQLLSRNAVLGFADTAAKSGAVEDALKLGVVALVGNYARKSLRSTSWKNKLIGAALIYLAPFVLRFVRRKLEEYQKNRSVSSMEQLI; via the coding sequence ATGGGTACGAAATACAGCAATCTGGAAGAACTAAGGCGAAAAAAGGCCCTGTTGAAGAAAGAGGTTTCTGAAATGGAAGACCTGCTAACTTTTGACAACACCAAAGAAAGTCTGAGCGCCTTCACTAATGGGTTCACCGATCAGTTCCTGAAAGAGGAAATAGATGAAAACGGCGAACGCACTGTTGTAATAAAAAAGGAAGAGATAATGAGGCGGATAAGCACCGGTGTGAAAGAACAGCTACTTAGCAGAAATGCGGTATTGGGTTTTGCCGATACTGCTGCGAAGTCCGGGGCCGTGGAAGATGCACTGAAATTGGGAGTAGTTGCCCTGGTGGGAAATTATGCCCGGAAGAGTCTCCGCAGTACCAGCTGGAAAAACAAACTTATCGGTGCAGCCCTAATTTACTTAGCTCCGTTTGTTTTAAGATTTGTACGCCGGAAACTCGAAGAATATCAAAAAAACAGAAGTGTTTCAAGTATGGAACAACTGATTTGA
- a CDS encoding phage holin family protein — MLDLLKDYALKRVDLLKMEATEKGVLTVSTIILAVVMAVFALFFLILLNIGIALLIGAALDSYAYGFLIVAGFYLLIILVLVFAGKSIKDMISNKLIKMFNTPD; from the coding sequence ATGCTGGACCTTTTAAAAGATTACGCCTTGAAGCGTGTTGACCTGCTTAAGATGGAAGCAACCGAAAAAGGTGTGCTTACAGTCTCGACCATTATTCTGGCGGTAGTGATGGCTGTTTTTGCACTTTTTTTTCTAATACTGCTCAATATCGGTATAGCACTTTTAATTGGTGCCGCTTTGGACAGTTATGCATATGGATTCCTAATCGTGGCGGGATTTTATCTCCTGATTATACTTGTACTGGTATTTGCAGGAAAATCCATCAAGGATATGATTTCCAATAAACTGATAAAAATGTTTAATACACCGGACTAA
- a CDS encoding YtxH domain-containing protein, with product MSKKGNNAAAVLAGLLAGAAAGVVLGMLYAPEEGKETRKKIKEKANDLKDQAVDQYGKVTEKAKEKYTEVSGLVKDQYGNISSTFKETVDNVAHTVREGYDKYKDQAMAQATDVVKDVETELDGLK from the coding sequence ATGTCAAAAAAAGGTAACAATGCAGCAGCGGTATTAGCAGGATTACTGGCAGGTGCTGCAGCAGGTGTGGTACTGGGAATGCTTTATGCTCCGGAAGAAGGTAAGGAAACCAGAAAGAAAATCAAGGAGAAAGCTAATGACCTGAAAGATCAGGCTGTAGACCAGTACGGTAAAGTTACAGAAAAAGCGAAGGAGAAGTATACTGAAGTGTCTGGTTTGGTAAAAGACCAATACGGTAACATTTCTTCCACTTTCAAGGAAACAGTAGATAATGTGGCGCACACAGTACGTGAGGGCTACGACAAATATAAAGACCAGGCAATGGCTCAGGCAACAGACGTTGTAAAAGATGTTGAAACTGAACTGGACGGTCTTAAGTAA
- the cmk gene encoding (d)CMP kinase: MRKPVIAIDGFSSTGKSSISKAIAARLGLVHMDTGALYRAVTYYALHHCFNNEEIDFGCLISELPSINLEFRNISGTLVLFLNGQDITAEIREPEISGFVSLVAKQAEVRNYLLDLQRKGAAAGGIIMDGRDIGTVVLPDADYKFFLTASVDERTNRRHLELTNQGVTIDKMAVRENLVTRDRIDSERETAPLKKAADAILIDNTDLNKEETISLITSYIKEF, translated from the coding sequence ATGAGAAAACCTGTAATCGCGATAGACGGATTTTCGTCTACAGGAAAGAGCTCCATCTCCAAAGCAATCGCTGCCCGGCTGGGACTCGTTCATATGGATACCGGTGCACTGTACAGGGCGGTAACTTACTATGCACTTCATCATTGCTTTAACAATGAGGAAATTGATTTCGGCTGCCTGATCAGTGAACTTCCTTCAATAAATCTGGAATTCCGGAATATTTCCGGCACATTGGTTCTCTTTCTGAACGGACAGGATATTACTGCGGAAATCCGTGAACCGGAGATATCAGGTTTTGTGAGTCTGGTAGCGAAACAGGCCGAAGTCCGTAACTACCTGTTGGACCTGCAGCGTAAAGGAGCAGCGGCCGGAGGCATAATAATGGATGGCCGCGACATCGGAACAGTGGTTCTGCCGGATGCAGATTACAAGTTTTTCCTGACCGCCAGTGTAGACGAGCGTACCAACCGCCGGCATCTGGAACTGACAAACCAGGGAGTCACCATCGACAAAATGGCAGTCCGCGAAAATCTGGTAACACGTGACAGGATAGACAGCGAACGCGAAACAGCGCCATTGAAAAAAGCGGCAGACGCCATACTGATAGACAACACAGATCTGAATAAGGAAGAGACTATATCTCTTATAACCTCCTACATAAAGGAGTTTTAA
- the porQ gene encoding type IX secretion system protein PorQ — MKKIIISALLLVGITVSAQTGENVYPFLNLPVSARQAALGGDAVSVRDHDVNFAAVNPALLNLDMHKQISVNAATYLAGSKYGTVNYAHAFEEGHLITANARYMDYGRMPRTDEAGFENGEFGAYDAAIGAGYAYQFEDEWTIGASVNLVNAKIDSYTSMAVAGNFGVTYHFKKTNETIGVVARNFGYQFKSFNGERENLPFRVDLGYTRILKNFPAAITITAHDLQQFDISSEYNSNGQETGFGRKILDHISFGAEIFPESTFNIRLGYNVKRGNELSVVDQRSFAGLSAGFGVKFNSLRVDYSHVRYHAAGNMNMLGISLDMSGNRY; from the coding sequence TTGAAGAAGATTATAATTTCTGCGTTGCTCCTGGTGGGCATTACTGTGTCCGCGCAAACGGGTGAGAATGTATATCCTTTTCTCAATCTTCCGGTTTCTGCCCGGCAGGCCGCTCTGGGAGGAGATGCAGTTTCAGTACGTGACCATGACGTCAATTTTGCTGCGGTGAACCCTGCACTTCTTAACCTGGACATGCATAAACAAATTTCCGTGAATGCCGCAACTTATCTGGCAGGATCCAAATACGGTACTGTAAATTACGCGCATGCCTTCGAAGAAGGCCATCTGATTACCGCCAACGCCCGGTACATGGATTATGGCCGGATGCCCAGAACCGATGAAGCCGGTTTCGAAAACGGTGAATTCGGGGCCTATGACGCGGCGATCGGAGCGGGTTATGCCTATCAGTTTGAGGATGAATGGACCATTGGTGCCAGTGTAAATCTGGTGAATGCAAAAATTGACAGCTATACCTCCATGGCTGTCGCAGGAAATTTTGGCGTCACCTATCATTTCAAAAAAACGAATGAGACCATTGGCGTTGTAGCCCGAAATTTTGGTTACCAATTCAAATCCTTTAATGGAGAAAGGGAAAACCTGCCCTTCCGGGTAGACCTGGGATACACACGGATCCTTAAAAACTTTCCCGCAGCAATCACCATCACTGCACATGACCTTCAGCAATTTGATATTTCGTCCGAATATAACAGCAACGGCCAGGAAACCGGATTTGGCAGAAAAATACTTGATCATATTTCCTTCGGTGCCGAGATTTTTCCCGAAAGCACATTTAATATCCGTTTGGGTTATAATGTCAAGCGCGGCAACGAACTTTCTGTCGTGGACCAGCGCAGCTTTGCAGGTCTGAGCGCGGGTTTCGGTGTAAAATTCAACAGTCTCCGTGTCGATTATTCCCATGTTCGCTATCATGCTGCCGGGAATATGAATATGCTGGGTATTTCGCTGGACATGAGCGGAAACAGGTACTAA
- the pyrH gene encoding UMP kinase, with the protein MKYKRILLKLSGEALMGNLPYGIDNERLKEYAQEIKQAVDVGCEVAVVIGGGNIFRGVAGAAKGMDRVQGDYMGMLATVINGMALQGALEDAGVKTRLQSAIEMDKVAEPFIKRRAVRHLEKGRVVIFGAGTGNPYFTTDTAATLRAIEIGADVILKGTRVDGIYDSDPEKNSDAKKFNSLTFDEVFDRNLKVMDMTAFTLSHENKLPIVVFDMNRAGNLLKIVEGERIGTLVDL; encoded by the coding sequence ATGAAATATAAAAGAATCTTGCTGAAACTGAGCGGTGAAGCCCTTATGGGAAACCTGCCCTACGGAATTGATAATGAAAGGCTGAAAGAATATGCACAGGAAATTAAGCAGGCCGTAGATGTGGGCTGTGAAGTAGCAGTGGTTATTGGCGGAGGAAATATATTTCGTGGTGTAGCAGGTGCGGCCAAAGGAATGGACCGTGTACAGGGCGACTATATGGGCATGCTGGCCACCGTGATAAACGGAATGGCTTTGCAGGGCGCCCTGGAAGATGCCGGTGTGAAAACACGTCTTCAGAGTGCCATCGAAATGGACAAAGTGGCTGAACCATTCATTAAGAGAAGGGCTGTAAGGCATTTGGAAAAAGGTCGTGTAGTCATTTTCGGCGCCGGGACCGGTAATCCGTATTTCACCACTGATACTGCCGCAACTCTGCGTGCAATTGAGATCGGTGCCGACGTAATTTTGAAAGGAACCCGCGTTGACGGTATCTACGACAGCGATCCGGAAAAAAACTCCGATGCGAAAAAATTCAACTCCCTTACATTCGATGAGGTGTTCGACAGGAACCTGAAGGTCATGGACATGACCGCATTCACTCTCAGTCACGAGAATAAGTTACCGATCGTGGTGTTTGATATGAACCGTGCCGGAAATCTTCTTAAAATTGTTGAAGGCGAGAGAATAGGGACGCTCGTAGATTTATAG
- the frr gene encoding ribosome recycling factor: MEELDMIKDMVKQEMDAAIKHLDHAFQKIRAGRASTSMVQDVMVEYYGALTPLNQVANVSVPDAMTISIQPWDRSAVGAIEKAIVNSNLGFAPSNNGDTIILNVPPLTEERRRDLAKQAKGESDQTKITVRNARQDGMKELKKLDGVSEDLIKDMESQIQDMTDSYVKLCDEHLKTKEADIMKV, from the coding sequence ATGGAAGAATTGGATATGATTAAGGATATGGTGAAGCAGGAAATGGATGCAGCAATTAAGCACCTGGACCATGCTTTCCAGAAAATCCGTGCCGGCCGTGCCTCCACATCTATGGTGCAGGATGTAATGGTAGAATACTATGGTGCCTTAACACCGCTGAACCAGGTAGCCAACGTTTCCGTTCCGGATGCCATGACCATTTCCATACAACCCTGGGACAGAAGCGCTGTAGGTGCTATAGAAAAGGCAATTGTAAATTCCAACCTGGGCTTTGCCCCATCCAATAACGGAGATACTATTATTCTGAATGTGCCGCCACTAACTGAAGAGAGAAGACGCGATCTTGCCAAACAGGCAAAAGGGGAGTCCGACCAGACAAAGATTACGGTTAGAAATGCGCGACAGGACGGCATGAAGGAACTGAAAAAACTGGACGGGGTTTCCGAAGACCTGATTAAGGACATGGAAAGCCAAATTCAGGACATGACCGACAGTTACGTTAAACTTTGTGACGAACACCTGAAAACCAAAGAGGCTGATATTATGAAAGTCTGA
- a CDS encoding LptF/LptG family permease, which produces MFKLLDRYIIKTFFGPFFFIFSVLFFIFIVNIVWIQLGQFMGKGLSYWEIIKLLFYYGVGVINLVLPLTILLSSIMTFGELGERYELAAMKAAGISLTRVMTPLFFVSVFLSIILFLFQNNITPDFQRKAKNMLYNIVQSRPALNFTPGQFIDQIPGYLVKFDKISGENGENLEGIYIHKKANSYENQQSIRAHRGKLAPSTENQNYLKLILFNGYVFEDQIANQNFEARNKQPDQAIKFDTLTSHFDISEIINKAIEEEKITDDYRFQTYNQLTTTINRTKDENTRMFNNINVDLVSQVNPYMSYIDKKKVPAGKLKAQVRMDTLKQDVQLRALAGAYQKIESLKVSIQNREQQMLPTIKSFSRVVLYQQRIIAYSVTCIIFFLIGASLGSIIRKGGMGLPVVIAIIIFIVFYVMNISVENLAWNGTLNPFLAAWIPNMILFPFSIWLTYKALTDSQLFDAEKYRSLFKPLIRIFSKEKEHQRYQ; this is translated from the coding sequence ATGTTTAAATTATTAGACCGTTATATAATAAAAACTTTTTTCGGTCCGTTCTTTTTTATATTCAGCGTCCTCTTTTTTATATTCATCGTCAACATCGTATGGATACAGCTTGGGCAGTTTATGGGCAAAGGCCTTAGCTATTGGGAAATTATCAAGCTGCTGTTTTACTATGGTGTAGGTGTCATCAATCTTGTGCTGCCGCTTACTATCCTGCTTTCATCCATAATGACCTTTGGAGAACTTGGCGAACGTTATGAACTGGCCGCAATGAAAGCTGCCGGAATATCACTGACCAGGGTAATGACTCCACTCTTCTTTGTGTCGGTTTTTCTCTCAATTATACTTTTTTTGTTTCAGAATAATATTACTCCGGACTTCCAGCGGAAGGCCAAAAATATGCTCTATAATATTGTACAGTCGCGGCCGGCTCTGAATTTTACACCCGGGCAGTTTATAGACCAGATTCCGGGTTATCTTGTAAAATTTGACAAAATCAGTGGTGAGAACGGTGAGAATCTGGAGGGTATTTACATCCACAAAAAAGCCAATTCCTACGAAAACCAGCAGTCCATACGCGCCCACCGCGGCAAGCTGGCACCTTCTACTGAAAACCAAAACTACCTTAAACTGATTCTCTTTAACGGATATGTTTTCGAAGACCAAATCGCTAACCAGAATTTTGAGGCGAGAAACAAACAGCCGGACCAGGCCATTAAGTTTGATACCCTAACCTCCCATTTTGACATCAGCGAAATCATAAACAAAGCCATTGAAGAAGAAAAGATCACCGATGACTATAGATTCCAGACTTATAACCAGCTTACCACAACTATAAACAGGACCAAGGACGAAAATACAAGGATGTTCAACAACATCAATGTGGACCTCGTGAGCCAGGTGAACCCTTATATGAGCTACATTGACAAAAAAAAGGTGCCGGCGGGCAAGCTTAAGGCACAGGTCAGGATGGATACGCTGAAGCAGGACGTCCAGCTGCGGGCACTGGCAGGCGCATACCAGAAAATTGAATCCCTGAAAGTGAGCATTCAGAACCGCGAGCAGCAAATGCTTCCCACTATTAAAAGCTTTAGCCGCGTAGTCCTCTATCAGCAGCGGATCATTGCCTATTCTGTGACGTGCATCATTTTCTTTCTGATTGGTGCCAGTCTGGGCTCCATTATCCGGAAAGGAGGTATGGGTTTGCCGGTAGTCATTGCCATCATCATCTTTATTGTATTTTATGTAATGAATATCTCGGTGGAAAATCTGGCCTGGAACGGCACGCTGAACCCATTTTTGGCCGCCTGGATTCCTAATATGATTCTCTTTCCGTTCAGTATCTGGCTCACCTACAAAGCCCTTACAGACTCGCAGTTATTTGATGCGGAGAAGTACAGGTCACTTTTCAAACCGCTGATCAGAATCTTCAGCAAAGAAAAGGAACATCAGCGTTATCAGTAA
- a CDS encoding LolA family protein has protein sequence MNNIFVKLAAGAMVVGTAAMMQAQKIDTKSRQILDAVTANYKAKKNSYFKFTFGSGINGQVNKTETGIYYAEGPKYKLKIMGTEQIFDGNRIYNINDDDKEVTIAKPNGSDVMFSPTSYLTSYKKDFNATYSGKRTVNGVNTDYIKLTPVKANGLKQVNLYVDTANKQLVKLEQHGTNKDVAVIAIKEYKDNQNLASDMFTFNRQKFQNYVITEL, from the coding sequence ATGAATAATATATTTGTGAAGCTGGCCGCAGGCGCAATGGTAGTAGGCACTGCCGCAATGATGCAGGCTCAGAAAATTGACACTAAGTCCCGACAGATCCTGGATGCGGTTACAGCTAACTATAAAGCCAAGAAAAATTCTTATTTCAAATTTACCTTTGGTTCCGGCATTAACGGGCAGGTAAACAAGACCGAAACCGGAATTTACTATGCTGAAGGACCCAAATACAAACTGAAAATCATGGGTACGGAGCAAATCTTTGACGGTAACAGGATATACAATATCAATGATGACGACAAGGAAGTAACCATAGCAAAGCCTAACGGCAGCGATGTGATGTTTTCGCCTACAAGTTACCTAACTTCCTATAAGAAAGATTTTAATGCTACTTATTCGGGTAAGAGAACAGTAAACGGCGTAAATACCGACTATATAAAACTGACACCGGTAAAAGCAAACGGTCTGAAACAGGTGAACCTGTATGTAGATACAGCCAATAAGCAACTAGTTAAGCTGGAACAGCACGGTACCAACAAAGATGTCGCGGTAATAGCCATCAAGGAGTATAAAGATAACCAAAACCTGGCTTCGGACATGTTTACATTCAACAGACAGAAGTTCCAGAATTACGTAATCACCGAACTGTAA
- a CDS encoding FtsK/SpoIIIE family DNA translocase has protein sequence MEKNTKNTTAAVAENSRILSKPRIFFGIILLVLSLVMAGSFASYLMNWKADQSQAGTMLDRSVKSSNLFGKLGDWFGKIFIFDSIGVAAFIVAFLFFVVGMLILKKKYFKPWKTIGHSLFFICWLPIFFGAVTQGVGTLSGVYGFQVVDFLISVIGMVGLWAVIGVSIGMYFILEFNMRPSAIKSRLNDINDKTLGKIKGMMPSSSEDFEADTQLEESAGIGDAPSTTTSAEDDEEPRRISTITELPKGFPEVEVNTGLQTITTPNNTSFEELDEAATHTVTLTPGTPVTASAPVSSFKQEPDSFEFKVEVARETDEPEDETDLRSADLVKQHGLYDHTLDLAKFQMPTINLLKDYGSEEISINKEELEENKNKIVGLLKNFNVGIAEIKATIGPTVTLYEIVPEAGIRVAAIKKLQDDIALNLSAMGIRIIAPMPGKGTIGIEVPRKNPTMVSMRSVLASQKFQNTDMDLPVVFGKTISNEIFMADLAKMPHLLMAGATGQGKSVGINAILTSLLYKKHPSELKFVMVDPKKVELTLYSKIERHYLAKLPDSEDAIITDTHKVINTLNSLCIEMDTRYELLKNAFCRTIKEYNGKFKERKLNPENGHRYLPYIVLVVDEFADLIMTAGKEVEHPIARLAQLARAVGIHLIVATQRPSVNVITGMIKANFPARAAFRVISSIDSRTILDATGADQLIGKGDMLYFNGNEILRLQCAFVDTPEVEKIVDYIGAQKGYASAFMLPEVPAEDGQSGPAAFDPNEKDALFEEAARIVVSTQQGSTSMLQRQLKLGYNRAGRIMDQLEAAGVVGGFNGAKAREVQITDLNSLEQFLQDLKN, from the coding sequence ATGGAAAAGAACACAAAAAACACAACAGCTGCCGTGGCAGAAAACAGCAGAATACTTTCAAAACCGCGAATATTTTTTGGAATTATATTATTGGTACTGTCACTTGTAATGGCAGGGTCCTTCGCTTCATACCTGATGAACTGGAAAGCGGATCAAAGTCAGGCTGGAACGATGCTGGACCGCAGTGTAAAATCTTCAAACCTTTTTGGAAAACTGGGCGATTGGTTTGGAAAAATATTTATTTTCGACAGTATTGGTGTGGCGGCATTTATCGTGGCCTTTCTCTTCTTTGTGGTGGGCATGCTCATTCTGAAGAAAAAATATTTCAAACCCTGGAAAACCATCGGTCATTCCCTGTTCTTCATTTGCTGGCTGCCCATTTTCTTTGGCGCAGTTACGCAGGGAGTCGGAACCTTGAGCGGGGTGTACGGTTTCCAGGTTGTTGATTTTCTGATCTCAGTAATAGGAATGGTGGGACTTTGGGCAGTTATAGGCGTCAGCATAGGCATGTATTTTATCTTGGAATTCAATATGCGTCCCAGTGCCATAAAAAGCAGACTGAATGATATTAATGACAAAACACTTGGCAAAATAAAAGGCATGATGCCCAGTTCATCTGAAGATTTTGAAGCAGATACCCAACTGGAGGAGTCGGCAGGTATTGGAGATGCACCATCCACCACAACTTCAGCCGAAGATGACGAAGAACCCCGCCGCATCAGCACAATAACCGAGCTGCCGAAAGGTTTTCCTGAAGTAGAAGTGAATACCGGCCTTCAAACCATAACTACGCCCAATAACACCTCTTTTGAGGAATTGGACGAAGCGGCAACCCACACTGTGACTCTCACACCCGGCACTCCTGTTACCGCATCGGCGCCGGTCTCATCCTTTAAACAGGAACCGGACAGTTTTGAATTTAAAGTGGAAGTAGCACGGGAGACCGATGAGCCGGAAGATGAAACCGACCTAAGGTCGGCAGATTTGGTGAAACAGCATGGGCTGTATGATCACACTCTAGACCTGGCTAAATTCCAGATGCCCACCATCAATCTGCTTAAAGATTATGGCTCCGAAGAAATCTCCATCAATAAAGAAGAACTTGAGGAGAATAAAAATAAGATTGTAGGACTGCTCAAAAATTTCAATGTGGGCATTGCCGAAATAAAGGCAACAATCGGACCCACCGTTACCCTCTATGAAATTGTACCTGAAGCGGGTATACGTGTTGCTGCCATCAAAAAACTTCAGGATGATATAGCGCTTAACCTTTCCGCCATGGGGATCCGGATTATTGCACCCATGCCTGGTAAGGGAACCATAGGTATAGAGGTTCCCAGGAAAAACCCCACAATGGTCTCCATGAGAAGCGTACTGGCTTCCCAGAAATTCCAGAATACGGATATGGACCTGCCGGTGGTTTTCGGTAAAACGATATCCAATGAAATCTTCATGGCCGACCTGGCAAAAATGCCCCACCTTCTTATGGCCGGTGCCACAGGTCAGGGTAAATCTGTAGGTATTAACGCGATCCTTACCTCACTACTGTATAAAAAGCACCCGAGTGAGCTCAAATTCGTGATGGTGGATCCCAAGAAAGTGGAACTGACGCTGTACTCGAAGATTGAACGGCACTATCTGGCAAAACTGCCCGATTCTGAGGATGCGATTATTACCGATACACACAAGGTGATTAATACCCTTAATTCCCTGTGCATAGAGATGGATACACGCTATGAGCTTTTGAAAAATGCTTTCTGCCGTACAATCAAAGAGTATAACGGCAAGTTTAAAGAACGTAAACTAAACCCGGAAAACGGACACCGATATCTGCCTTATATCGTTCTGGTAGTGGATGAGTTTGCCGACCTTATTATGACCGCGGGTAAAGAGGTAGAACATCCTATTGCGCGCCTGGCCCAGCTGGCCAGAGCCGTGGGCATCCATCTTATCGTGGCCACGCAGCGTCCGTCTGTAAATGTAATCACGGGGATGATAAAAGCCAATTTTCCGGCAAGGGCAGCCTTCCGCGTAATTTCCAGCATCGATTCACGTACAATTCTGGATGCTACAGGTGCAGACCAGCTTATTGGTAAAGGAGATATGCTTTATTTTAACGGAAACGAGATTCTGCGGCTGCAGTGCGCTTTCGTAGATACTCCTGAAGTAGAAAAAATTGTAGATTATATAGGTGCACAAAAAGGTTATGCATCAGCCTTCATGCTGCCGGAAGTTCCGGCGGAAGATGGCCAAAGCGGGCCTGCTGCCTTTGATCCTAACGAAAAGGACGCCCTGTTTGAAGAGGCGGCCAGAATTGTAGTTTCCACCCAGCAGGGCTCAACTTCCATGCTGCAGAGGCAACTGAAACTCGGATATAACCGCGCCGGCCGGATTATGGATCAGCTTGAAGCGGCCGGCGTTGTGGGTGGATTTAATGGGGCTAAAGCGCGTGAAGTTCAGATTACTGACCTGAATTCCCTGGAGCAGTTTCTGCAGGATTTGAAAAACTAG